In Felis catus isolate Fca126 chromosome A2, F.catus_Fca126_mat1.0, whole genome shotgun sequence, the following proteins share a genomic window:
- the ITIH3 gene encoding LOW QUALITY PROTEIN: inter-alpha-trypsin inhibitor heavy chain H3 (The sequence of the model RefSeq protein was modified relative to this genomic sequence to represent the inferred CDS: deleted 1 base in 1 codon) — protein MGAENDHMDEMSWEPGTLGPGCSAALRGVLALLLGVSTELGTSQQWGCVRIPEAWGAQAPQLASSTGGDPLSGCFIWSNVILLTWQLSLLLWLMPLPATSPIFPHGFCCLMESSFCLLALSLLLAVNSLCITHSWVWSFHPRPWSLTPLGKHQPHHIRSSGQACVLSDGICLVALPHLGPALWLGGLWFPRSPSRPLGKRSLPEGVVNGIEVYSTKISCKVTSRFAHNVVTTRAVNRADTAKEVSFDVELPKTAFITNFTLTIDGVTYPGNVKEKEVAKKQYEKAVSQGKTAGLVKASGRKLEKFTVSVNVAAGSKVTFELTYEELLKRHKGKYEMYLKVQPKQLVKHFEIEADIFEPQGISTLDAEASFITNDLLGSALTKSFSGRKGRVSFKPSMDQQRSCPTCTDSLLNGDFIITYDVNRESPANVQIVNGYFVHFFAPQGLPVVPKNVVFVIDVSGSMHGRKMEQTKDALLKILEDVKEDDYLNFILFSGDVTTWKDTLVQATPENIEEARTFVKNIDDQGMTNINDGLLRGISMLNKAREEHSVPERSTSIIIMLTDGDPNVGESRPEKIQENVRNAIGGKFPLYNLGFGNNLNYNFLESMALENHGLARRIYEDSDANLQLQGFYEEVANPLLTGVEVEYPENAIQDLTQSAYQHFYDGSEIVVAGRLLDEDMNNFKADVKGHGAINDLTFTEEVDMKEMEKALKEQDYIFGNYIERLWAYLTIEQLLEKRKNAHGEEKENLTAQALDLSLKYHFVTPLTSMVVTKPEDNEDQTAIADKPGEGPADTEVARSMAYLTSYQPPQTPYYYVDGDPHFIIQVPQRDDAICFNVDEDPGTVLRLIQDPITGLTVNGQIIGEKGGNSDSKTRKTYFGKLGIASAHMDFRMEVTPEKITLWSGAAQSTFSWLDTVTVTQDGLSVTINRKKNMVVSFGDGVTFVVVLHQVWKKHPVHQDFLGFYVVDSHRMSAQTHGLLGQFFHPFDFKVSDIHPGSDPTKPDATMVVKNHRLTVTRGSQKDYRKDASVGTKVACWFVHNNGQGLIDGVHSDYIVPNLF, from the exons ATGGGCGCTGAGAATGACCACATGGACGAGATGTCCTGGGAGCCAGGAACCTTGGGGCCAGGCTGCAGCGCAGCTCTGAGAGGGGTCTTGGCTCTGCTCCTGGGGGTCAGCACTGAGCTCGGCACCAGCCAGCAGTGGGGGTGTGTAAGGATTCCAGAAGCCTGGGGAGCACAAGCACCCCAGCTGGCCTCCTCCACAGGTGGTGACCCTCTCAGTGGCTGCTTCATCTGGTCCAACGTCATCTTGCTGACTTGGCAACTGTCATTGCTTCTGTGGCTCATGCCACTTCCAGCCACTAGTCCAATTTTTCCTCATGGCTTCTGCTGCCTCATGGAGTCTTCTTTCTGCCTTCtcgccctttctctgctcctggcAGTCAACTCTCTCTGTATAACTCACAGTTGGGTGTGGAGCTTTCATCCAAGGCCATG GTCACTGACCCCACTTGGAAAACACCAGCCTCACCATATAAGGAGCTCAGGCCAGGCCTGCGTGCTCAGCGATGGCATCTGCCTGGTGGCCCTGCCTCATCTTGGCCCTGCTCTCTGGCTTGGCGGCCTCTGG TTCCCAAGGAGCCCCTCCCGGCCACTGGGG AAACGGAGCCTCCCGGAAGGG GTTGTCAACGGCATCGAGGTCTACAGCACCAAGATCAGCTGCAAGGTCACCTCCCGCTTTGCTCACAATGTTGTCACCACGAGGGCTGTCAATCGTGCAGACACTGCCAAGGAGGTGTCCTTTGACGTGGAGCTGCCCAAGACAGCCTTCATCACCAACTTCACCTT GACCATCGACGGTGTTACCTACCCCGGGAATGTCAAGGAGAAGGAAGTCGCCAAGAAGCAGTATGAAAAGGCTGTGTCCCAGGGCAAGACAGCCGGCTTGGTCAA GGCCTCAGGGAGGAAGCTGGAGAAATTCACAGTCTCGGTCAACGTGGCAGCAGGCAGCAAAGTCACGTTTGAGCTAACCTATGAGGAGCTGCTGAAGAGGCACAAAGGCAAATACGAGATGTACCTTAAGGTCCAGCCCAAGCAACTGGTCAAGCACTTTGAG atcgAGGCAGACATCTTCGAGCCCCAGGGCATCAGCACGTTGGATGCTGAGGCCTCATTCATCACCAATGACCTCCTGGGCAGCGCCCTCACCAAGTCCTTCTCAGGGAGGAAG GGCCGTGTGTCCTTCAAGCCCAGCATGGACCAACAGCGTTCGTGCCCAACCTGTACAGATTCCCTCCTCAACGGAGATTTCATCATCACCTACGACGTGAACAGAGAGTCTCCAGCCAACGTACAG aTAGTCAATGGCTACTTTGTGCACTTCTTTGCACCTCAAGGCCTTCCCGTGGTGCCTAAAAATGTGGTCTTCGTGATTGACGTCAGTGGCTCCATGCACGGTCGGAAAATGGAGCAG ACAAAGGATGCCCTCCTCAAGATCCTGGAGGATGTGAAAGAGGATGACTACCTGAATTTCATCCTGTTCAGTGGGGATGTGACCACCTGGAAAGACACCCTAGTTCAAGCCACTCCTGAGAACATCGAGGAGGCCAGGACATTTGTGAAGAACATTGATGATCAAGGAA TGACCAACATCAACGATGGGCTGCTGAGGGGCATCAGCATGCTGAACAAGGCCCGGGAAGAACACAGTGTCCCAGAGAGGAGCACCTCCATCATCATCATGCTGACCGACGGGGACCCCAATGTCG GTGAAAGCAGACCTGAAAAAATCCAAGAGAATGTACGCAACGCCATTGGGGGCAAGTTCCCCTTGTATAACCTGGGTTTTGGCAACAACCTGAACTATAACTTCCTGGAGAGCATGGCTCTGGAGAACCATGGGCTGGCCCGACGCATTTATGAGGATTCCGATGCCAACTTGCAGTTGCAG GGCTTCTATGAGGAGGTGGCCAACCCGCTGCTGACAGGCGTGGAGGTAGAGTACCCCGAGAACGCCATCCAGGACCTCACCCAGAGCGCTTACCAGCACTTCTACGATGGCTCTGAGATTGTGGTGGCTGGGCGCCTGCTGGACGAGGACATGAACAACTTTAAGGCGGATGTAAAGGGCCACGGG GCCATCAATGATCTGAccttcacagaggaggtggaCATGAAGGAGATGGAAAAGGCCCTGAAGGAGCAGGATTACATTTTTGGGAACTACATAGAGCGGCTCTGGGCCTACCTCACCATTGAGCAGCTGCTGGAGAAACG caAGAATGCCCATGGTGAGGAGAAGGAGAACCTCACAGCCCAGGCCCTGGACCTGTCCCTCAAGTACCACTTTGTGACTCCACTGACCTCCATGGTGGTGACCAAGCCTGAGGACAATGAGGACCAGACAGCCATCGCTGACAAGCCTGGAGAAG GGCCTGCAGATACGGAAG TGGCCCGCTCCATGGCTTACCTGA CCAGCTACCAGCCTCCTCAAACGCCCTACTACTACG TGGATGGGGACCCCCACTTCATCATCCAAGTCCCGCAGAGAGACGACGCCATCTGCTTCAACGTCGATGAAGACCCAGGCACAGTGCTGCGCCTCATTCAGGACCCCATCACAG GCCTCACAGTTAACGGGCAGATCATCGGCGAGAAGGGAGGCAACTCCGACTCCAAGACCAGAAAGACTTACTTTGGCAAGCTGGGCATTGCCAGTGCTCACATGGACTTCCGGATGGAGGTGACACCGGAGAAGATCACCCTGTGGAGTGGAGCTGCACAGAGCACCTTCAGCTGGCTGGACACGGTCACAGTCACACAGGACGG GCTGTCTGTGACAATCAACAGGAAAAAGAACATGGTGGTCTCCTTTGGAGACGGGGTTACTTTTGTGGTCGTCCTGCACCAGGTGTGGAAGAAGCATCCCGTCCACCAAGACTTTCTGGGCTTCTATGTGGTGGACAGTCACCGGATGTCAGCACAAACACATGGGCTGCTGG GACAATTCTTCCATCCCTTTGACTTTAAAGTGTCCGACATCCACCCAGGCTCTGACCCCACAAAGCCAGACGCCACAATGGTGGTGAAGAACCATCGGCTGACAGTCACCAG GGGATCCCAGAAAGACTACAGGAAGGATGCCAGTGTCGGCACCAAGGTTGCCTGTTGGTTTGTCCACAACAACGGGCAAGGGCTGATTGACGGTGTCCACAGCGACTACATTGTCCCCAACCTGTTCTGA